The proteins below come from a single Edaphobacter acidisoli genomic window:
- a CDS encoding alpha/beta hydrolase family protein, translated as MHQGLYAKWMYAWETALTTRDTNRIVRPLEWGFDWLEGDSPLTAIASGDGDLRRMADLNAAIVAHADEFFSYETPADFRIEQRHPQLFPTNVRPETLAQDAELKRQAETGELEEAEFLRFTSAVRTRYAENDQVNARWYPAPEPSAKEKAKRQGKPKQAIVVMPQWNADAFSHNALCTLFNRFGISALRLSKPYHDIRRPAELERSDYAVSSNIGRTLQACRQAVVDIRSCLDWLEQQGYEQFGVLGTSLGSCYAFIAAAFDARLKVCAFNHASTWFGDVVWQGQSTRHIRAAFEQAGLTQEQVRELFAVISPMSYMQRFAAHPKRTLVVHATYDLTFPLELSLDVLKNFDALGIDYVSKVLPCGHYTTGETPFKYLDGWYLGSFVHGAFKKLARG; from the coding sequence ATGCATCAAGGGCTTTACGCGAAGTGGATGTATGCCTGGGAAACGGCGCTAACCACACGCGACACGAACCGCATCGTCCGCCCGCTCGAATGGGGCTTTGACTGGCTTGAAGGCGATAGTCCGCTGACCGCAATAGCGTCCGGCGACGGAGACCTGCGCCGCATGGCCGACCTCAACGCCGCGATTGTCGCGCACGCGGACGAGTTCTTCAGCTATGAGACGCCAGCAGATTTCCGGATCGAACAGCGCCATCCGCAACTGTTTCCGACCAACGTGCGTCCGGAGACGTTGGCGCAGGACGCAGAGCTGAAGCGTCAAGCCGAGACAGGCGAGCTTGAGGAAGCAGAGTTTCTGCGTTTCACCTCGGCAGTGCGCACGCGCTACGCGGAAAACGACCAGGTGAATGCGCGCTGGTATCCTGCGCCGGAGCCTTCAGCCAAAGAGAAGGCTAAGCGGCAGGGCAAGCCGAAGCAGGCCATCGTTGTGATGCCGCAGTGGAACGCCGACGCCTTCTCGCACAATGCGCTGTGCACGCTGTTCAACCGCTTCGGCATCTCGGCACTGCGCCTCTCAAAGCCGTACCACGACATTCGCCGTCCTGCGGAGCTGGAGCGCTCGGATTATGCCGTCAGCTCAAACATTGGGCGCACGCTACAAGCATGCCGCCAGGCTGTCGTTGATATTCGCAGCTGTCTCGACTGGCTGGAACAGCAGGGCTATGAGCAGTTCGGTGTGCTGGGAACGTCGCTGGGCAGTTGTTATGCCTTCATCGCGGCTGCGTTCGATGCGCGGCTTAAGGTGTGCGCGTTCAACCATGCCTCAACGTGGTTCGGCGACGTGGTATGGCAGGGCCAAAGCACACGGCACATTCGCGCGGCGTTCGAGCAGGCAGGGCTCACTCAGGAGCAGGTACGGGAGCTCTTCGCCGTCATCAGTCCGATGTCGTACATGCAGCGCTTCGCTGCTCATCCGAAGCGAACGCTTGTGGTCCATGCAACATACGACCTGACGTTTCCGCTGGAGCTTTCTCTCGACGTGTTGAAGAACTTCGACGCGTTGGGGATCGACTACGTGTCGAAGGTGCTGCCGTGCGGCCACTACACAACCGGCGAGACGCCGTTCAAGTATCTCGACGGATGGTATCTGGGATCGTTCGTGCATGGCGCGTTCAAGAAGCTCGCGAGAGGTTGA
- a CDS encoding NAD(P)-dependent oxidoreductase — translation MASQIGFIGLGIMGRGMVKNLVEKGHSVAVWNRTHERAEALSKELKVAVAKSPRAVAEGREFVLVCVSDTPDVEQVLFGPDGVVEGVSKGTTVIDLSTISPSAARRFAARLAEKGVGFLDAPVSGGSEGAAKGTLSIMAGGPEDEFNRAKPVLEAMGTRITHLGPVGSGQMTKLMNQVLVVVNMLAVGEALLLGRAANLDLRKAVAAVEAGAAGSWMLSQRGTQAIDGYWKPGFTIDLQQKDLRLVLESAEELGVPMMATSIVHQLYNKLQREGKGGLGNHALVQAMEEMAGIRLQKEA, via the coding sequence ATGGCATCTCAGATTGGCTTTATCGGATTGGGCATCATGGGGCGGGGGATGGTGAAGAACCTCGTCGAGAAGGGTCATTCGGTCGCCGTCTGGAACCGGACGCATGAACGCGCCGAGGCGTTGAGCAAGGAGCTGAAGGTTGCCGTAGCGAAGTCTCCACGCGCAGTGGCCGAGGGCCGCGAGTTTGTGCTGGTATGTGTCAGCGACACCCCGGATGTGGAGCAAGTGCTCTTTGGTCCCGATGGTGTAGTGGAAGGCGTGAGCAAGGGCACAACCGTGATTGACCTGAGCACGATCAGCCCGTCGGCCGCGCGACGTTTTGCTGCACGGCTGGCCGAGAAGGGCGTCGGCTTTCTGGACGCTCCGGTTTCGGGCGGCAGCGAGGGCGCGGCGAAGGGCACCCTGAGCATCATGGCGGGCGGACCGGAAGACGAGTTCAACCGCGCCAAGCCTGTGTTGGAGGCAATGGGCACGCGGATTACGCATCTGGGGCCAGTCGGTTCGGGCCAGATGACGAAGCTGATGAACCAGGTGCTGGTCGTGGTGAACATGCTAGCGGTGGGCGAGGCACTGCTTCTGGGACGCGCCGCGAATCTTGACCTGCGCAAGGCAGTTGCGGCGGTCGAGGCAGGCGCTGCGGGAAGCTGGATGCTCTCGCAGCGTGGGACGCAGGCGATCGACGGCTACTGGAAGCCTGGGTTCACCATCGATTTGCAGCAGAAAGATCTGCGGCTGGTGCTCGAGTCTGCCGAAGAGCTGGGCGTGCCCATGATGGCGACGAGCATCGTGCATCAGCTTTATAACAAGCTGCAGCGGGAGGGCAAAGGCGGGCTTGGCAACCACGCGCTGGTACAGGCGATGGAGGAGATGGCTGGCATCCGGTTGCAGAAGGAGGCGTAA
- a CDS encoding alpha/beta fold hydrolase translates to MALGADSMKQASINGVSLAWREAGNGLPVVFVHGHPFDHTMWDPQVTALSSKYRVIAPDLRGYGVSEVPESDTVTLETMAKDIRALLDYLHIDRAVVAGLSMGGQVAMAFADLYPERLAGLVLAATFAEGETPEGVAVRRAMAERFINEGSVLPGGEMLPRLLAPASLKRDPELAIKVFTMIAHAPSAGSAAALRGRALRKDYVEPLTHVTVPTLIAVGTEDKYVTRERAERMRAAIRGSRLEVFEGVGHMPNLEAAERFNSVLLEFLAGIKP, encoded by the coding sequence GTGGCGCTAGGCGCAGATTCGATGAAGCAGGCTTCAATCAATGGTGTCTCACTGGCGTGGCGCGAAGCAGGCAATGGGTTGCCTGTAGTCTTCGTGCACGGGCATCCGTTCGACCACACGATGTGGGACCCGCAGGTGACCGCGCTGAGCTCGAAGTATCGCGTCATCGCGCCGGACCTGCGTGGCTACGGAGTATCCGAGGTGCCAGAGTCCGACACCGTCACATTGGAGACGATGGCCAAGGACATCCGCGCGCTGCTCGACTATCTACATATAGACCGTGCCGTTGTCGCCGGGCTTTCCATGGGCGGTCAGGTGGCGATGGCCTTCGCTGATCTCTATCCGGAGCGGCTGGCAGGGCTTGTGTTGGCCGCGACCTTCGCCGAGGGCGAGACGCCTGAGGGCGTTGCCGTGCGGCGAGCAATGGCGGAGCGGTTCATCAACGAAGGTTCAGTACTGCCGGGCGGCGAGATGCTGCCGAGGCTGCTCGCACCTGCTTCTCTGAAGCGCGATCCGGAGCTGGCCATCAAAGTGTTCACCATGATTGCGCATGCTCCGTCAGCGGGGTCAGCTGCTGCTCTGCGAGGACGCGCACTGCGTAAGGATTATGTCGAGCCGCTCACGCATGTAACTGTTCCAACCCTCATCGCTGTTGGCACGGAGGACAAGTACGTCACGCGCGAACGGGCGGAGCGGATGCGCGCGGCAATTCGTGGGTCTCGTCTGGAGGTCTTCGAGGGTGTGGGTCACATGCCGAATCTCGAAGCGGCAGAACGATTCAACTCTGTGCTGCTTGAGTTTCTGGCGGGAATCAAGCCGTAG
- a CDS encoding 23S rRNA (pseudouridine(1915)-N(3))-methyltransferase RlmH, giving the protein MKISLAAVVPRRARTKAEASERLFEDYVERAARYLPCDSHLFDTEAALLAWLDRQPGRAPAYAVLLDSQGQMYTSEEFATQIGTLRDAGTQRLVLAIGPADGWSNAARVRANKLFSLGRITLPHQLARVVLAEQVYRALTILAGHPYHSGH; this is encoded by the coding sequence ATGAAGATCTCGCTTGCCGCCGTCGTTCCCCGCCGCGCCCGGACCAAGGCCGAGGCGAGTGAACGACTCTTTGAGGACTACGTGGAACGCGCAGCTCGCTATCTTCCCTGCGATTCGCATCTCTTCGACACCGAGGCAGCCCTGCTGGCCTGGCTTGACCGCCAACCCGGTCGCGCCCCAGCGTACGCCGTCCTGCTCGACAGCCAGGGCCAGATGTACACCTCGGAGGAGTTTGCCACCCAGATCGGCACGCTGCGCGATGCTGGAACCCAACGGCTGGTGCTCGCTATCGGTCCGGCGGATGGCTGGTCGAATGCGGCGCGTGTCCGGGCGAACAAGCTCTTTTCACTGGGCCGCATCACCCTGCCGCACCAGCTTGCCCGCGTCGTCCTGGCCGAGCAGGTCTACCGTGCCCTGACAATCCTCGCCGGCCACCCCTATCACTCCGGCCACTGA
- a CDS encoding carboxypeptidase regulatory-like domain-containing protein, translating to MKRLLGIAVVLLCAVGIGFGQATSGNLSGTVKDTTGAVIPNAIVTAVNEDTGVAYTAKTGAAGDVSIPNLPAGNYDVTVTAGGFTNYTLKGFRIDVSKSSTLPIVMSVSTAQTVEVSAVAPVALDTTTTNLTQTFEPQELQSLPLVASGGNGVLNASLLSPGVASAGAIGIGTGPSVGGQRPRNNNYTIEGIDNNDKGTTGPLVYIPTEAVGEFTLITNQFSPEFGHSSGGQFNTNVLSGTNQFHGQAYEYMNNRNLNAENVPATQHIPNPRYDYNRYGGQVGGPILKDRLFFFANYERTTTGQSLQHYLCTPTTAGMSQIQSIPGLSTTNVSIFEKYMPASPSQVTDANDVACFNQASGPQTITIWSGVANSGDGTGVGTGPVTSLNAGAPVYGSGTQYVVPVGNYLVSAPTFSNFDALTTSGDWTISSKDSLRVRYLFNTEGTQDTAAELPAFYQTLPFRYHLFALSEYHTFTPNLTNEMRLGYNRYYTIYPAGNYQYPGLDAFPNLYLYDLGGIDVGPDDNAPQSTVQNLYQFTDNISWLKGKHQFKFGFDGRKFIAPQTFTQRVRGDYEWYYLTEYLHDLAPTAFGERSTGNFVYYGDQTALYGYFNDTWRVLPTVTLNYGVRYEFTSVPVGEREQQLNMAASVPGLITFSSPQPQYKNFDPRVGIDWAPDDKTSVRVGFGMAQDVLFDNLGLLSFPPQYSSTNDVGAGANPTAGDPNFLAKGGLPPGTGTLATFPTIADQQAATSAYMPNQVLPYSETWTVGVQRVFATNYTAEVRYVGTRGIHLPTQDQINVQPAVTAANQLFTSFDGAGISQATDQDGNPYFTTTTAANANTLANLSALSYIVPAYAKNNFTSKITSYQPYSSSNYNGLQTSLTRRFQHGLGVNASYTWSKTMDDATAEVFATVLTPRRPQNSQDVAADYSRSALDRTNRVTLAVVYDLPYFKNSNWFMKNLVGNWNISPIYIYESPEYATTLSGVNSNMNGDSSAIDRPLVNSTGQRGVGTGVSPVYSSTLVGNCGGVDTCAGNLVGYVATNPNAYYVQAGIGTLPDAARNTLATRPIDDIDISAKKRINFTERLAFEFGAQAYNVLNHPQYTPGTIDNINTTQFTSSTQMQVVSNPAFNHPELLFSSNGRTLQLYGSFSF from the coding sequence ATGAAAAGATTGTTAGGCATCGCAGTTGTGTTGCTATGCGCGGTGGGAATCGGTTTTGGGCAGGCTACGAGTGGCAACCTGAGCGGGACAGTGAAGGATACAACCGGTGCGGTCATCCCCAATGCAATCGTGACTGCGGTCAATGAAGATACCGGCGTTGCATATACCGCGAAGACAGGCGCCGCTGGTGATGTGTCGATTCCGAATCTTCCAGCCGGCAATTATGACGTCACTGTAACTGCGGGCGGCTTCACGAACTACACTCTTAAGGGCTTCCGCATCGACGTCAGTAAGTCATCGACATTGCCAATAGTGATGTCGGTGTCGACTGCTCAGACCGTGGAGGTTTCGGCAGTTGCACCAGTCGCTCTGGATACGACGACTACCAACCTGACCCAGACCTTCGAACCTCAGGAGCTTCAGAGCCTGCCTCTAGTCGCGAGTGGAGGCAATGGAGTGTTGAATGCGTCCTTGCTCAGCCCAGGAGTAGCTTCGGCCGGGGCTATCGGCATCGGGACAGGCCCCTCAGTAGGTGGCCAGAGGCCCAGAAATAACAACTACACGATCGAGGGCATCGACAATAACGATAAGGGAACAACGGGTCCGCTGGTCTATATTCCGACTGAGGCTGTCGGAGAGTTCACGCTCATTACAAATCAGTTCTCGCCAGAATTTGGACACTCTTCAGGCGGACAGTTCAATACGAACGTCCTAAGCGGCACGAACCAGTTCCATGGCCAGGCCTACGAGTACATGAACAACCGTAACCTGAATGCGGAGAATGTTCCTGCGACTCAACACATTCCGAATCCCCGCTATGATTACAACCGCTATGGCGGACAGGTCGGTGGCCCAATCCTAAAAGATAGGCTCTTCTTTTTTGCCAACTACGAGCGCACCACGACAGGGCAGAGTCTGCAGCATTATCTCTGCACGCCTACTACAGCGGGCATGAGTCAAATCCAGAGCATCCCTGGCCTGAGTACAACCAACGTCTCGATCTTTGAGAAATATATGCCAGCATCGCCATCGCAGGTGACGGATGCTAATGATGTGGCTTGCTTCAATCAGGCTTCTGGGCCACAGACGATCACCATTTGGAGTGGCGTAGCCAACAGTGGAGACGGAACTGGCGTGGGGACAGGGCCGGTTACATCGCTTAATGCAGGTGCTCCTGTTTACGGTTCGGGCACACAATATGTCGTTCCTGTGGGCAATTATCTTGTGAGCGCGCCAACTTTTTCGAATTTCGATGCTCTGACCACCAGTGGCGATTGGACTATCTCGTCGAAGGACAGCCTACGCGTAAGATACCTCTTCAATACAGAGGGAACTCAGGACACAGCCGCGGAACTGCCAGCGTTCTACCAGACGTTGCCATTCCGGTATCACCTGTTTGCGCTGAGTGAGTACCACACGTTTACACCAAATCTCACAAATGAAATGAGGTTGGGCTATAACCGCTACTACACCATCTATCCGGCTGGGAATTACCAATATCCAGGCTTAGATGCGTTCCCGAATCTTTATCTTTACGACCTTGGTGGGATCGATGTTGGTCCCGACGATAATGCTCCCCAGAGCACTGTTCAGAACCTGTATCAGTTCACGGATAACATTAGCTGGCTCAAGGGCAAGCACCAGTTCAAGTTCGGGTTTGATGGCCGCAAATTCATCGCGCCGCAGACTTTTACGCAGCGTGTGCGCGGCGACTATGAATGGTATTACCTGACGGAATATCTGCACGATCTTGCTCCCACCGCATTTGGCGAGCGCTCGACAGGGAACTTTGTCTACTATGGCGACCAGACAGCTCTGTACGGCTATTTCAACGATACCTGGCGTGTTCTTCCAACCGTTACCTTGAACTACGGTGTGCGATATGAGTTCACTTCGGTTCCGGTGGGAGAGCGTGAGCAGCAGTTGAATATGGCTGCTAGTGTTCCTGGCCTGATTACATTTTCCTCTCCGCAGCCGCAGTATAAAAACTTCGATCCGCGCGTGGGTATTGACTGGGCGCCAGATGACAAGACGTCAGTGCGTGTAGGCTTCGGCATGGCTCAGGACGTCCTCTTCGACAACCTTGGCCTGCTCTCGTTTCCGCCACAGTATTCCTCAACGAATGATGTAGGGGCTGGCGCGAATCCAACTGCCGGCGACCCCAACTTCCTTGCCAAGGGAGGCCTGCCTCCAGGAACCGGAACGCTTGCCACCTTCCCGACGATTGCAGATCAGCAAGCGGCAACTTCGGCATACATGCCGAATCAGGTTCTGCCTTATTCAGAGACCTGGACCGTCGGTGTTCAGCGCGTCTTTGCGACCAACTACACTGCGGAAGTCCGGTACGTTGGAACTCGTGGCATTCACCTGCCCACGCAGGATCAAATTAATGTTCAGCCAGCGGTGACTGCGGCTAACCAACTATTTACCTCCTTCGATGGCGCAGGCATCTCTCAGGCAACTGATCAGGATGGAAACCCGTATTTCACAACGACAACGGCTGCCAATGCGAACACATTGGCCAATCTAAGTGCGCTCTCGTATATTGTTCCTGCATACGCTAAGAACAATTTCACGAGTAAGATCACCTCATATCAACCGTACTCCTCGTCCAACTACAACGGGCTGCAAACAAGTTTGACGCGGCGTTTCCAGCATGGTCTCGGAGTCAATGCTTCGTACACCTGGAGCAAGACGATGGACGATGCCACGGCTGAGGTATTTGCGACGGTGCTGACACCGCGCCGTCCGCAGAACTCGCAGGATGTTGCTGCTGACTATAGCCGCTCGGCTCTCGACCGCACGAACCGCGTGACGCTGGCTGTGGTCTACGACCTTCCATATTTCAAAAACTCAAACTGGTTCATGAAGAACCTGGTCGGCAATTGGAACATCTCACCGATCTATATTTATGAATCGCCAGAATATGCAACGACGTTGTCAGGCGTGAACTCTAACATGAATGGCGATTCCAGCGCGATCGACCGGCCGCTTGTAAACTCTACCGGTCAACGTGGAGTCGGCACCGGCGTTTCTCCGGTGTACAGCAGCACTCTTGTCGGTAACTGTGGTGGAGTAGACACCTGCGCTGGCAATCTAGTCGGCTATGTTGCAACCAACCCGAATGCTTACTACGTTCAGGCTGGCATCGGCACACTACCTGATGCAGCGCGCAATACTCTTGCGACCCGTCCAATCGACGATATCGACATCTCGGCGAAGAAGCGGATTAACTTCACAGAAAGACTTGCATTTGAATTTGGAGCGCAGGCCTACAATGTGCTCAATCACCCGCAGTACACACCCGGCACGATCGACAACATTAACACGACCCAGTTTACGTCTTCCACGCAGATGCAGGTCGTTTCAAACCCGGCCTTCAACCATCCAGAGTTGTTGTTCAGCAGCAACGGACGGACTCTTCAACTATATGGGAGCTTTAGCTTCTAG
- the rsfS gene encoding ribosome silencing factor produces the protein MASIETSKLLLAAAAACEDKKAEDIRILALDPAESGLADYFLITNGTNERQNVAIADEIELRLKREFGIYANSVEGRRQAEWILLDYADFIVHIFSPEKRAFYGLERLRKSATSLSVADLNAELKSRIAASRAKPAKKKVAAKKAAPSKKTPPAKKAATKTPAKKAAKKTPAKRAAQKKK, from the coding sequence ATGGCGTCCATTGAAACCAGCAAACTTCTGCTCGCAGCCGCGGCAGCCTGCGAAGACAAGAAGGCCGAAGACATCCGTATCCTCGCGCTCGACCCAGCAGAGAGTGGCCTGGCCGACTACTTCCTCATCACCAACGGCACCAACGAACGCCAGAATGTGGCCATCGCTGATGAGATCGAGCTGCGGCTCAAACGAGAATTTGGCATCTACGCGAACTCGGTTGAAGGCCGTCGCCAAGCAGAATGGATCCTGCTCGACTATGCGGACTTCATCGTCCACATCTTCTCTCCCGAAAAGCGGGCCTTCTACGGCCTCGAACGCCTGCGCAAATCAGCCACCTCGCTGAGCGTCGCCGACCTGAACGCAGAGCTGAAGTCCCGCATCGCAGCCTCCCGCGCGAAGCCGGCAAAGAAGAAAGTAGCGGCTAAAAAAGCAGCGCCAAGCAAAAAGACCCCGCCTGCAAAGAAAGCAGCTACAAAGACCCCCGCGAAAAAAGCTGCAAAGAAGACACCTGCAAAGCGAGCAGCACAAAAAAAGAAATAG
- a CDS encoding sulfatase-like hydrolase/transferase yields MKRFLKQPAITALGLTQLYLLTLVGQLLSPNHLFLYHWSGSAPGIFLPTALVYCTLWISLTLLLLLVRRPGWSRTTVWIMLLAIAPIQLIKSWPLVSGQALPRGFLLTFFGLAIVVFLIMVVKWRHEFLQKFDRVIGIFRTCLGFVALIGLLALSQMLWFGWRARRMNAALPLHKPQLFAKAKPRIIWVLFDELSYRQVYERRYPGLELPAFDQLAGQSTVFTDTVPAGYFTERVLPSLFTGIPVATIKSSVDGHTLFLYEPDSRSWVRFDPTRTVFADALNHGYSTAIAGWYNPYCRIMPGVLDHCFWTIDMPNFSVMSPQHTILENARDTLLQKARTLLQMFARPKSPVFNAEDTRLHQMDYTHVSAAADRLIEDPSATFVLLHMPVPHPGGIYDRKIGRFTTHGATYIDNLALADRYLAHIRSLLEQNGTWDASTIVVMGDHSWRTNQWKLLSNWTPEEQRASDGGQFDPRPGYIIKLPYQHTPYRVNFAYRAIHTRALFDALIAGEIHSPEELSKWAAQWHDSPSSALNSSAK; encoded by the coding sequence ATGAAGAGATTTCTCAAGCAGCCAGCCATCACGGCTCTCGGGCTGACCCAGTTGTATCTGCTCACCCTGGTTGGACAACTGCTCTCGCCGAACCATCTCTTCCTGTATCACTGGAGCGGATCTGCACCTGGCATATTCCTGCCGACAGCGCTTGTTTACTGCACGCTTTGGATCTCACTGACGCTGCTTCTTCTGCTCGTGCGCCGGCCGGGATGGTCGAGGACAACAGTATGGATCATGCTGCTAGCGATTGCTCCAATTCAGCTCATCAAAAGCTGGCCACTCGTGTCTGGCCAAGCGCTTCCTCGCGGATTTCTTCTCACCTTCTTCGGGCTCGCCATCGTTGTCTTCCTCATCATGGTGGTGAAGTGGAGACACGAGTTTCTACAGAAATTCGATCGCGTCATCGGCATCTTCCGCACATGTCTTGGCTTTGTAGCTCTGATCGGCCTGCTCGCGCTGAGTCAGATGCTTTGGTTCGGGTGGAGGGCACGCAGGATGAATGCTGCTTTGCCGCTCCACAAGCCCCAGTTATTTGCAAAAGCAAAGCCACGAATCATCTGGGTGCTATTCGATGAGCTTTCCTATCGTCAGGTTTACGAGCGGCGTTATCCGGGACTCGAGCTTCCTGCCTTTGACCAACTCGCCGGACAGTCTACTGTTTTCACCGATACCGTTCCCGCGGGGTATTTCACCGAACGAGTGCTCCCGTCTCTGTTCACTGGGATTCCGGTCGCTACCATCAAATCCTCCGTGGATGGACATACGCTCTTTCTCTATGAGCCAGACTCTCGTTCGTGGGTGCGCTTTGATCCGACCCGGACGGTCTTTGCCGACGCCCTCAATCATGGTTACAGCACAGCCATCGCAGGATGGTACAACCCCTATTGCCGCATCATGCCCGGTGTGCTCGATCATTGTTTCTGGACCATCGATATGCCGAACTTCAGCGTGATGTCCCCTCAACATACCATCCTCGAAAACGCGCGGGACACACTGCTTCAGAAGGCTCGAACTCTGTTGCAAATGTTCGCCAGGCCTAAAAGCCCCGTATTTAATGCCGAAGACACCAGGCTTCATCAGATGGACTATACGCACGTTTCCGCGGCTGCGGATCGCCTTATTGAAGACCCGTCTGCCACCTTTGTTCTTTTGCACATGCCGGTTCCTCATCCGGGCGGTATTTATGATCGCAAGATTGGCCGATTCACCACACACGGCGCCACGTACATCGACAATCTCGCTCTGGCGGATAGATATCTCGCTCATATCCGTTCGCTTCTTGAGCAGAATGGCACATGGGACGCGTCGACAATAGTTGTCATGGGAGATCATTCCTGGCGTACCAACCAATGGAAGCTCCTGTCCAACTGGACCCCTGAAGAACAGCGTGCCAGTGATGGTGGCCAGTTTGACCCACGTCCGGGTTACATCATCAAACTCCCTTATCAGCACACCCCTTACCGCGTTAATTTCGCTTATCGAGCAATTCATACGCGCGCTTTGTTCGACGCCCTCATTGCTGGTGAGATTCATTCTCCGGAAGAGCTCTCCAAATGGGCTGCGCAGTGGCACGATAGTCCCTCTTCAGCACTGAATTCCTCTGCCAAGTAG